A portion of the Kazachstania africana CBS 2517 chromosome 2, complete genome genome contains these proteins:
- the KAFR0B06390 gene encoding elongation factor 2 (similar to Saccharomyces cerevisiae EFT2 (YDR385W) and EFT1 (YOR133W); ancestral locus Anc_5.467), translating into MVAFTVDQMRSLMDKVSNVRNMSVIAHVDHGKSTLTDSLVQRAGIISAAKAGEARFTDTRKDEQERGITIKSTAISLYSEMHEEDVKDIKQKTDGNSFLINLIDSPGHVDFSSEVTAALRVTDGALVVVDTIEGVCVQTETVLRQALGERIKPVVCINKVDRALLELQVSKEDLYQSFSRTVESVNVIISTYADEVLGDVQVYPAQGTVAFGSGLHGWAFTIRQFANRYAKKFGVDKNKMMERLWGDMYFNPKTKKWTNKDVDADGKPLERSFNMFVLDPIFRLFNVIMNFKKDETTNLLEKLEIVLKGDEKELEGKALLKIVMRKFLPAADALLEMIVMHLPSPITAQAYRAEQLYEGPSDDENCVAIKKCDPKADLMLYVSKMVPTSDKGRFYAFGRVFAGTVKSGQKVRIQGPNYVPGKKDDLFVKAIQRVVLMMGRFVEPIDDCPAGNIIGLVGIDQFLLKTGTLTTSETAHNLKVMKFSVSPVVQVAVEVKNANDLPKLVEGLKRLSKSDPCVLCTMSESGEHIVAGTGELHLEICLQDLENDHAGVPLRISPPVVAYRETVEAESSQTALSKSPNKHNRIYLKAEPIDEEVSLAIEDGKINPRDDFKARARVMADDYNWDVTDARKIWCFGPDGTGPNLVIDQTKAVQYLNEIKDSVVAAFQWATKEGPIFGEPMRSVRINILDVTLHADAIHRGGGQIIPTMRRATYAGFLLAEPRIQEPVFLVEIQCPEQAVGGIYSVLNKKRGQVVSEEQRPGTPLFTIKAYLPVNESFGFTGELRQATGGQAFPQMVFDHWATLGTDPLDPATKAGEIVKAGRKRHGMKEEVPGWQEYYDKL; encoded by the coding sequence ATGGTTGCTTTCACTGTGGACCAGATGCGTTCTTTAATGGACAAAGTCTCCAATGTGCGTAATATGTCTGTTATCGCGCATGTCGATCATGGTAAATCGACATTAACTGATTCCTTAGTTCAAAGGGCAGGTATTATTTCTGCTGCTAAAGCCGGTGAAGCCAGATTTACTGACACAAGAAAGGATGAACAAGAAAGAGGTATTACTATCAAATCCACCGCAATTTCCTTATATTCTGAAATGCATGAAGAAGATGTGAAGGATATTAAACAGAAGACAGATGGTAACTCTTTCTTAATTAACTTGATTGATTCACCAGGTCATGTTGATTTTTCTTCGGAAGTCACTGCAGCTTTACGTGTCACTGACGGTGCATTAGTTGTCGTCGATACAATTGAAGGTGTTTGTGTTCAAACTGAAACTGTTTTAAGACAAGCTCTTGGTGAAAGAATCAAGCCCGTTGTCTGTATCAATAAAGTTGATAGAGCTTTGTTAGAATTACAAGTgtcaaaagaagatttgTACCAATCTTTCTCAAGAACCGTAGAATCTGTTAACGTCATCATTTCAACCTATGCAGATGAAGTCTTAGGTGATGTTCAAGTTTATCCAGCACAAGGTACTGTTGCATTTGGTTCTGGGTTACATGGTTGGGCCTTCACTATTCGTCAATTTGCTAATAGATACGCTAAAAAATTCGGTGTTGATAAGAATAAAATGATGGAAAGATTGTGGGGTGATATGTATTTTAACCCAAAGACCAAGAAATGGACTAATAAAGATGTTGATGCCGACGGAAAACCATTGGAAAGATCTTTCAATATGTTCGTCTTGGATCCAATCTTCAGATTATTTAATGTCATTATGAATTTTAAGAAAGATGAAACAACCAAtcttttagaaaaattggaaattgtCCTAAAAGGTGATGAAAAAGAACTTGAAGGTAAAgctttattaaaaattgtcaTGAGAAAGTTTTTGCCTGCTGCTGATGCTTTATTAGAAATGATTGTCATGCATTTACCATCTCCAATTACTGCACAGGCTTACAGAGCTGAACAATTATACGAAGGTCCATCTGACGATGAAAATTGTGTTGCCATCAAGAAGTGTGATCCAAAGGCTGACTTAATGTTATATGTCTCTAAGATGGTTCCAACCTCCGATAAGGGTAGATTTTACGCTTTCGGTAGAGTTTTTGCTGGTACTGTAAAATCTGGTCAAAAGGTTAGAATTCAAGGTCCAAACTACGTCCCTGGaaagaaagatgatttattcGTTAAAGCTATTCAGAGAGTTGTTTTAATGATGGGTAGATTTGTCGAACCAATCGATGACTGTCCAGCTGGTAACATTATCGGTTTAGTCGGTATTGATCAATTCTTATTAAAAACCGGTACTTTAACCACCTCTGAAACCGCTCACAATTTAAAGgtcatgaaattttctgtttctCCAGTTGTTCAAGTTGCTGTTGAAGTTAAAAACGCAAACGATTTACCAAAATTAGTCGAAGGTTTGAAGAGATTATCTAAATCCGATCCATGTGTTTTATGTACCATGTCCGAATCTGGTGAACATATTGTTGCTGGTACCGGTGAATTACATTTAGAAATTTGTTTAcaagatttagaaaatgatcaTGCTGGCGTTCCATTAAGAATTTCTCCACCTGTCGTTGCTTACAGAGAAACTGTCGAGGCTGAATCTTCTCAAACTGCTTTATCTAAATCTCCAAACAAACATAACAGAATCTATTTGAAAGCAGAaccaattgatgaagaagtttcTTTAGCTATTGAAGATGGTAAGATTAATCCAAGAGACGATTTCAAAGCAAGAGCAAGAGTTATGGCAGACGATTACAATTGGGACGTTACTGATGCTAGAAAGATCTGGTGTTTTGGCCCAGATGGTACTGGTCCAAACTTAGTCATCGACCAGACCAAGGCTGTTCAATACTTAAACGAAATTAAAGATTCCGTTGTTGCTGCTTTCCAATGGGCCACGAAGGAAGGTCCAATATTTGGTGAGCCAATGAGATCCGTCAGAATTAACATTTTAGATGTTACTTTACACGCTGATGCTATTCACAGAGGTGGTGGTCAAATCATCCCAACTATGAGAAGAGCTACCTACGCCGGTTTCTTGTTAGCTGAACCAAGAATTCAAGAACCAGTTTTCTTAGTTGAAATTCAATGTCCAGAACAAGCTGTTGGTGGTATTTACTCCGTGTTGAACAAGAAGAGGGGTCAAGTTGTCTCTGAGGAGCAAAGACCAGGTACTCCATTGTTCACAATCAAAGCGTACTTACCAGTTAATGAATCATTTGGTTTCACTGGTGAACTAAGACAGGCCACTGGTGGACAGGCTTTCCCACAGATGGTTTTCGACCATTGGGCCACTTTAGGAACCGATCCACTAGACCCAGCCACCAAGGCTGGTGAAATTGTTAAGGCTGGTAGAAAGAGACATGGTATGA
- the VPS17 gene encoding retromer subunit VPS17 (similar to Saccharomyces cerevisiae VPS17 (YOR132W); ancestral locus Anc_5.466) → MMKFKVDENEQTIMSQSVFERDSTDAADDAVIRESINNPGTERQQEPLPNREEADNIVEPEEVSYGKLMLQRKRAMKYKTVIKVTSLERVGSVTNRRTNPTLIFYCSTNLPIFRKQHYKNVKKSYNEFKQLSKFLSTSLMETFVPTLPLPYTSYGINNNEDYDKVVFNYQEWFNRVINDPIIMTCEEFAFFIESDFNTYTPISKPKSSKITGLKRKTLKQLAPPYDANIELAEFRPMIKSIYLNLKNIQDKLVKTSKLKRAMVREQNNYGDIFTNTDYDNGNENSLYKRYGKVLITVGDIESIISTMDLATLYDGFEWIINDAYSVKETLTNRHFLMRDLIQAQQNSKQKQENVKKLRSRRDLNPLKIDESLKEFKEIIKYEESLTLKLQRTTENMIIERNSWINWYEKWLLNSIKEYTIRKIEYERKKLAVLERLRYDVRKADNKGGLSRLGRLYDDKDGRIESSQTVQGDSWTGENRVHTVEEVDRFKTTEFDPVLDCNAGKDSTNVQKANVIDEKVAANFLGMSTF, encoded by the coding sequence ATGATGAAGTTCAAAGTGGATGAGAACGAACAGACGATAATGAGTCAATCAGTTTTTGAGCGTGATAGTACAGATGCTGCTGATGATGCAGTTATTAGAGAGTCAATAAACAATCCCGGTACTGAGAGACAGCAAGAGCCTTTACCGAATAGAGAGGAGGCTGACAATATAGTTGAGCCAGAAGAAGTCAGCTACGGGAAACTGATGctgcaaagaaaaagagcAATGAAATATAAGACTGTAATAAAGGTGACTAGCCTTGAGAGAGTAGGTTCAGTTACCAATAGGAGGACTAATCCGACgttgattttttattgttcTACCAACCTGCCAATTTTCAGAAAGCAACACTATAAAAATGtaaaaaaatcatataATGAGTTCAAACAGTTGTCTAAATTTCTTAGTACGTCACTTATGGAGACATTTGTGCCGACTTTACCTCTGCCATATACGAGTTACGGTATCAATAACAATGAAGATTATGATAAAGTTGTATTTAACTACCAAGAATGGTTTAATAGGGTTATAAATGATCCTATAATTATGACATGTGAAGAGTTTGCCTTTTTTATCGAAAGTGATTTTAATACGTATACGCCAATAAGTAAACCTAAAAGTAGCAAAATCACTGGgttgaaaaggaaaacttTAAAGCAATTGGCACCACCTTATGATGCTAATATAGAATTGGCTGAATTTAGACCTATGATCAAATCCATATATCtcaatttgaagaatatcCAAGATAAATTGGTCAAAACAAGTAAACTCAAGAGAGCTATGGTTAGAGAGCAAAATAATTACGGGGATATCTTTACCAATACTGATTATGACAATggtaatgaaaattctttatataaaCGATACGGTAAAGTGCTAATCACAGTGGGTGATATCGAAAGTATCATATCAACGATGGACCTGGCGACACTTTACGATGGATTTGAATGGATTATCAACGACGCATACAGTGTAAAAGAAACTTTAACGAATAGACATTTTTTAATGAGGGATTTGATTCAGGCACAACAGAATTCTAAACAAAAGCAGGAAAAtgtgaaaaaattgagatcAAGAAGAGATTTAAATCCTCTGAAAATTGACGAATCGTTGAAAGagttcaaagaaattataaAATACGAGGAATCGTTAACTTTAAAGTTACAAAGAACAACTGAGAATATgatcattgaaagaaatagcTGGATCAATTGgtatgaaaaatggttaCTTAATTCCATTAAGGAATATACTATTAGGAAGATAGAATATGAACGTAAGAAATTAGCTGTCCTGGAGAGATTACGTTATGATGTCAGAAAAGCGGACAACAAGGGTGGGTTATCAAGGTTAGGTCGGCTGTATGACGACAAGGATGGACGTATAGAAAGCTCGCAAACTGTACAAGGAGACAGCTGGACCGGAGAGAATAGAGTACACACTGTGGAAGAAGTGGATCGTTTTAAGACGACAGAATTTGATCCTGTGCTTGATTGTAATGCAGGAAAGGATTCTACAAACGTCCAAAAAGCGAATgtcattgatgaaaaagttgCGGCCAACTTTTTGGGAATGTCCACCTTTTGA
- the KAFR0B06410 gene encoding uncharacterized protein, with translation MPSCSSIQSVTSVSNTFTNQNLPSNYLTTADHTFLTDTEYVSYYWSKSGTISVPEVTTYLVSGKSTMSMPTYAPPTTTSSSSLTSSSTSKSTSTTSQSSTSISTSTSTSSSSTSSIMSSSAPSAGTSERSESTTTFTVGSSAVTTVISEYETTDSEGSMYTEETRSTVTGSSESTTVNSAVITEGISECEATNSECRTYIEETMSTVISLPVSTTTIVSGSTSITGVVSEYETTDSAGNAVTATTTSVIDELPEYTTTITSGSSTVTAVVSEFTTTDSAGNVVTDETTSIITDLPHYTTTITSGSSTVTAVVSEYTTTDSAGNVVTDETTSIITDLPHYTTTITSGSSTVTAVVSEYTTTDSAGNAVAVTTTSVIVELSECTTTITSGSTTVIAVVSELETTDSAGTTYTVTTTSTVDDLSSFTSTVTSGSSLITIVVSEYRTTNLAGSTYTATKTITIDAGVSLHTSTERSTNTFSSTAWNSKLSTIDSSGNVDSISRTATFENGAASTTGPISLDDTMTGLSISRSFSGFASLNTNPTGNEAAVASTRSSPSVFTPTQSGEIQGVITATLASTTAGDSSYKAGAASLCATTSIKILLGSLVSLCFML, from the coding sequence ATGCCCTCGTGTAGTTCTATCCAAAGTGTAACTTCGGTCTCTAACACATTCACTAATCAAAATTTGCcttcaaattatttgacGACAGCGGATCATACATTTTTAACTGATACTGAGTACGTGTCATACTATTGGTCAAAATCAGGCACTATATCTGTACCAGAGGTTACCACTTATCTGGTCTCTGGTAAATCAACCATGAGCATGCCCACGTATGCACCTCCTACTACTACGTCTTCCTCATCATTGACTTCATCGAGTACTTCCAAAAGCACATCTACAACTTCTCAGAGTTCAACGAGTATTTCTACAAGTACCTCTACGAGCTCATCTTCGACATCATCAATTATGTCAAGTAGTGCACCTTCTGCCGGAACAAGTGAACGGTCAGAGTCTACTACTACATTTACTGTCGGTTCATCTGCCGTAACAACCGTGATATCTGAATACGAAACCACCGATTCCGAAGGTAGCATGTATACAGAAGAAACTAGATCAACTGTTACTGGTTCCTCTGAATCAACTACTGTCAACTCCGCCGTGATCACTGAAGGTATTTCTGAATGTGAAGCGACCAACTCTGAATGTCGAACATATATAGAAGAAACGATGTCAACCGTTATTTCTCTACCTGTTTCCACAACTACTATTGTTTCAGGGTCCACTAGCATCACAGGCGTCGTTTCCGAATACGAAACCACAGACTCTGCTGGTAACGCAGTAACTGCTACAACTACATCAgttattgatgaattacCTGAATACACCACTACGATCACATCTGGTTCATCCACTGTGACAGCTGTTGTTTCTGAATTCACTACTACCGACTCTGCTGGTAATGTTGTCACTGATGAGACTACATCGATCATCACAGATCTACCACACTACACTACTACGATCACTTCTGGTTCAAGTACTGTGACTGCTGTTGTTTCTGAATACACTACCACTGACTCTGCTGGTAATGTTGTCACCGATGAGACTACATCTATCATCACAGATCTACCACACTACACTACTACGATCACTTCTGGTTCATCCACTGTGACCGCTGTTGTTTCTGAATACACTACTACCGACTCTGCTGGTAACGCAGTTGCTGTTACAACTACCTCAGTTATTGTTGAATTATCTGAATGCACTACTACTATTACATCTGGCTCAACTACTGTGATCGCTGTTGTTTCCGAATTAGAAACTACAGACTCCGCTGGTACAACATACACTGTTACGACTACTTCAACTGTGGATGATTTGTCAAGCTTTACTAGTACAGTTACCTCTGGGTCTTCCTTAATTACTATTGTTGTTTCAGAATACAGAACTACGAATCTAGCTGGCAGCACCTATACAGCTACAAAAACTATCACAATTGACGCTGGCGTAAGTTTACATACTAGTACTGAGCGCAGCACCAACACGTTTTCAAGCACAGCTTGGAATTCCAAGCTGTCAACCATAGACTCTAGTGGTAATGTTGACTCTATTTCCCGGACGGctacttttgaaaatggagCAGCAAGTACAACTGGCCCCATTTCGTTAGACGATACTATGACAGGTCTATCTATTTCTAGGTCCTTTTCTGGGTTTGCTTCGTTAAATACCAACCCAACTGGAAACGAAGCCGCAGTGGCATCAACCAGATCCTCTCCATCCGTTTTTACTCCAACACAATCTGGAGAGATTCAAGGGGTAATTACAGCAACTCTAGCCTCAACTACTGCTGGTGATTCATCTTATAAGGCTGGCGCAGCTAGTTTATGTGCCACGACTTCTATAAAGATTTTGTTAGGTTCCCTTGTTTCCCTGTGCTTTATGTTATGA
- the KAFR0B06420 gene encoding uncharacterized protein, translated as MFPKLFQRRSKERSSFVSLLTTILTFLQCISATTFTGRQSLSGVTVFFDTVSITTDSVLVISSGALHYFFSSVINNGELCMYQPGSLISFGMTIAFTSDVYNYGTMVFDDTAATFPMVLQLSGGTFYNSGSIYAKGTYTILYTSSYTIGASNFNNAGLISFDQGSGTGASASLGSGTMTNTGTICVTNTVLTQQATMSGTGCIVLNTSGQLTANTASYSLSGQTVYMSSSSAQVLVSSTGSAVIKVRGFGNSNKITMPYVIMGISYASSTGILTVSHLLGTGYFDIGLG; from the coding sequence ATgtttccaaaattatttcaaaggCGATCAAAGGAACGATCTTCATTCGTATCCTTGTTAACCACCATATTGACGTTCCTCCAATGTATATCAGCTACGACGTTTACTGGTAGACAAAGTTTATCCGGTGTAACAGTCTTCTTCGATACAGTTTCTATTACCACCGACTCTGTCTTGGTTATCAGCTCTGGTGCAttacattattttttcagtaGTGTGATTAATAATGGCGAGCTATGTATGTACCAACCAGGATCACTAATTAGCTTTGGTATGACCATCGCTTTTACAAGTGATGTTTACAATTACGGTACCATGGTTTTTGATGACACTGCTGCTACATTCCCCATGGTTCTTCAATTAAGCGGTGGTACCTTTTACAACTCCGGAAGCATCTACGCAAAGGGTACTTACACGATTCTTTATACTAGTAGTTACACTATAGGTGCTAGCAACTTCAATAATGCTGGTCTAATATCGTTTGACCAAGGAAGTGGTACTGGGGCTTCAGCCTCACTAGGCTCCGGTACAATGACAAATACAGGTACTATTTGTGTGACTAATACTGTCCTTACCCAACAGGCAACAATGTCAGGTACTGGTTGCATCGTTTTGAACACTTCAGGTCAATTAACCGCCAATACTGCTAGCTATTCCTTATCTGGCCAAACCGTTTATATGAGTTCCTCTTCTGCGCAAGTTTTAGTCAGTTCCACTGGGAGCGCAGTAATAAAGGTCAGAGGTTTTGGTAACAGTAATAAAATAACTATGCCTTATGTGATCATGGGCATAAGCTATGCCTCTTCTACCGGGATACTAACCGTTTCTCATCTACTAGGAACTGGATACTTCGATATAGGCTTGGGCTAA
- the DIP5 gene encoding dicarboxylic amino acid permease: MSGLKSVGNSNNSKFEMTDLQKQSDQVTISSDLEQNSISIASSRNSSIGDRDIFDDGKTEGFRLKKNLKARHVSMIAIGGSLGTGLLIGTGTSLAAAGPGSLFITYSFVGVLVFFTMSCLGEMAAFIPLDGFTSYASRYVDPALGFAVGYSYLCKYLILPANQLTAGAMVVQYWVDRDTLNPGVFITIFLILIVTINIFGVKIFGEFEFWLSSFKVLVMLGLILLMFIIMLGGGPNHDRLGFRYWRDPGSFKPYSSSIISISGSTGKFVSFTSCFVYALFCYLGIELTGIVAAEAQNPRKNIPKAIKLTMYRIIIFYVITILLLTMCVAYNDPLLLKATGQSTSAAASPFVVAIENSGINILPHIFNVCVLAFVLSAANSDLYVASRSLYSLAIDNKAPKFFGKTNKWGIPYWSLAFSTAFSCLAYMNVSSSASNVFNYFVNAVSIFGVISWICILVTYIHFDKACKAQGMDKSNFTYVAPWQPYGAYFALFFCCVLALVKNFTVFLGGQFDYKNFITGYIGIPVFFICFVGYKIVYKTKTHRPEEVDLVTLKALIDQEEEDGKIEDAEREERLKNGNKDWAWFYDRFLGKIF, from the coding sequence ATGTCAGGCTTAAAATCAGTaggaaattcaaataattcaaaatttgaaatgacaGACTTACAAAAGCAAAGTGATCAAGTCACTATTAGCAGTGACTTGgaacaaaattcaatttcaattgcaTCTTCTagaaattcttcaattggaGACAGAGACATCTTTGACGATGGTAAAACAGAAGGTTTCcgtttgaagaaaaatttgaaagcaAGACACGTCTCTATGATTGCAATAGGTGGTTCCTTGGGTACAGGTTTACTGATCGGAACTGGTACATCACTTGCTGCCGCAGGACCTGGTTCCCTTTTCATCACATATTCTTTTGTTGGTGTATTAGTCTTCTTCACTATGTCATGTCTGGGAGAAATGGCCGCTTTCATTCCGTTAGATGGCTTCACAAGTTACGCAAGTCGTTACGTCGATCCTGCTCTAGGTTTCGCAGTTGGTTACTCATATTTATGTAAATATCTTATCTTACCAGCCAATCAATTAACTGCAGGTGCTATGGTCGTTCAATACTGGGTTGATAGAGATACTTTGAATCCAGGTGTCTTTATTACCATCTTTTTGATCTTAATTGTTACAATAAACATCTTCGGtgtcaaaatttttggtgaATTCGAGTTTTGGTTATCTAGTTTCAAAGTCCTCGTAATGTTAGGTCTAATTCTATTAATGTTCATTATTATGTTAGGTGGCGGTCCTAACCATGACAGATTGGGTTTCCGTTATTGGAGAGATCCAGGTTCTTTCAAACCATATTCCTCCTCCATAATCTCGATTAGTGGAAGCACAGGAAAATTCGTCTCGTTCACTTCATGTTTCGTCTATGCTTTATTCTGTTACCTTGGTATCGAATTAACCGGTATTGTCGCTGCCGAAGCTCAaaatccaagaaaaaatatccCAAAGGCTATTAAACTTACAATGTACCGtatcattatattttatgtCATTACCATCCTATTGCTAACTATGTGTGTTGCTTACAATGATCCCCTATTGTTGAAAGCTACAGGTCAATCTACATCCGCTGCAGCTTCACCATTTGTTGTCGCTATCGAAAATTCCGGTATAAATATCCTTCCACATATATTCAATGTCTGTGTTCTCGCTTTTGTCTTAAGTGCCGCCAATTCAGATCTCTACGTCGCATCAAGATCCTTATACAGTTTAGCCATTGATAATAAGGCACCAAAGTTCTTTGGTAAGACCAACAAATGGGGTATTCCATATTGGTCTCTAGCATTTTCTACAGCATTTTCATGTCTAGCATACATGAATGTCTCTTCTTCCGCTTCTAatgttttcaattattttgttAACGCTGTCTCTATTTTCGGTGTTATCTCTTGGATCTGCATCCTCGTCACGTACATACATTTCGATAAAGCTTGTAAAGCTCAAGGTATGGACAAGTCAAACTTCACATACGTTGCACCTTGGCAGCCTTATGGAGCTTACTTCGCTCTGTTCTTCTGTTGCGTGTTAGCTCTGGTTAAGAATTTCACCGTTTTCTTAGGTGGTCAATTTGattacaaaaatttcattaccGGTTACATTGGTATCCctgtcttcttcatttgcTTTGTAGGCTACAAAATAGTTTACAAGACAAAAACACATAGGCCAGAGGAAGTCGATCTAGTCACATTAAAGGCCCTTATtgatcaagaagaagaagatggtaaaattgaagatgcCGAAAGAGAAgagagattgaaaaatggtaacAAGGACTGGGCATGGTTTTACGACAGATTCCTCggtaaaattttctag
- the KAFR0B06440 gene encoding class I SAM-dependent methyltransferase gives MPESTFLNKDYQSNHYHNVRPTYPSSLVEAILSYHTGERDTVIDIGCGTGFASSLFAPSFKHAIGIDPSDSMLQTARSTNTQKNLSFVKSFGEDVDKVVSHEVDMVIGAESIHWCDLDILFEKINTVLRKDGTFAFWFYIQPEFIDLGKKASEIYWKYCYSEEYMGQYLTDFQRTFFSRFGGKALYYKLSNVFKDISFKSHCNYTINDEIKELQKITNEDLSFKSPFYIHTITTLTKLKDFARSWSIYTAYRQEHPNDEKDIVDVFINELKNACNITDMETPLNIEWTTFYYTCRKQ, from the coding sequence ATGCCCGAATCTACTTTCTTGAATAAAGACTACCAATCAAACCATTATCACAACGTTCGTCCAACTTACCCCTCGTCTCTAGTCGAAGCCATTTTAAGTTATCACACAGGTGAAAGGGATACTGTAATCGATATTGGATGTGGTACGGGTTTTGCGTCTTCTTTATTTGCGCCCTCCTTCAAGCACGCAATCGGTATCGATCCTTCCGATAGTATGCTTCAAACAGCAAGATCAACTAATACTCAGAAAAATCTCAGTTTTGTGAAGAGTTTCGGAGAAGATGTAGATAAGGTCGTTAGCCATGAAGTAGACATGGTGATTGGCGCTGAAAGTATTCACTGGTGCGACCTCGACATTTTGTTCGAGAAAATTAATACCGTTCTTAGGAAAGACGGCACTTTCGCCTTTTGGTTCTATATTCAACCAGAATTCATTGACTTGGGTAAAAAGGCAAGTGAAATTTATTGGAAATATTGTTATAGTGAGGAATATATGGGACAGTATTTGACGGACTTCCAGAGAACGTTTTTTAGTAGATTCGGAGGTAAAGCACTTTATTATAAATTGTCAAAtgttttcaaagatataaGTTTCAAATCTCATTGCAATTACACtataaatgatgaaattaaagagttgcaaaaaattacaaatgaagatttatcGTTTAAGTCCCCCTTCTACATCCATACAATTACCACTttaacaaaattaaaagatttcGCAAGAAGCTGGAGTATATACACTGCTTACAGACAGGAACATCCAAATGACGAAAAAGATATAGTTGATGTATTcatcaatgaattgaaaaatgccTGTAATATCACCGATATGGAAACACCGCTTAATATTGAATGGACAACCTTCTATTATACATGTCGTAAGCAATGA
- the DIM1 gene encoding putative dimethyladenosine transferase (similar to Saccharomyces cerevisiae DIM1 (YPL266W); ancestral locus Anc_6.1), whose amino-acid sequence MAKAAKKKYSGATTNKQVEAEKHLSSVFKFNTDLGQHILKNPLVAQGIVDKANIKPSDVVLEVGPGTGNLTVRILEQARKVVAVEMDPRMAAELTKRVHGTPAERKLEIILGDFMKTELPYFDVCISNTPYQISSPLVFKLINQPRPPRVSILMFQREFAMRLLAKPGDSLYCRLSANVQMWANVTHIMKVGRNNFRPPPQVESSVVRIEIKSPRPQIDFNEWDGLLRIVFVRKNRMISAGFKSNTVLEILEKNYKTYLAMNNEMVDDANGSMLETVKEKIATVLQETGLSDKRAGKCDQNDFLKLLYAFHQVGIHFS is encoded by the coding sequence ATGGCAAAGGCAgccaagaagaaatattcaGGAGCTACAACAAACAAGCAAGTTGAGGCGGAGAAGCATTTAAGTTCcgttttcaaattcaacaCTGATCTTGGTCAACATATTTTAAAGAATCCATTAGTGGCACAAGGTATTGTAGACAAAGCCAACATTAAGCCATCAGATGTTGTTTTGGAAGTTGGTCCAGGTACTGGTAATTTAACCGTCAGAATATTGGAGCAAGCAAGAAAAGTGGTTGCCGTAGAAATGGATCCAAGAATGGCGGCTGAATTGACCAAGAGAGTTCATGGTACTCCAGCTGAACGGAAATTAGAGATTATACTAGGTGACTTCATGAAGACAGAGTTACCATATTTTGATGTATGCATCAGTAACACTCCATatcaaatttcatcacCTTTAGTCTTTaaattaataaatcaaCCAAGACCACCAAGAGTTTCTATACTAATGTTTCAAAGAGAGTTCGCAATGAGATTGTTAGCCAAACCAGGCGATTCCTTGTATTGTAGGCTGTCAGCAAACGTTCAAATGTGGGCTAACGTCACGCATATTATGAAAGTTGGTAGAAACAATTTCAGGCCACCTCCACAGGTTGAATCTAGTGTTGTCAGAATTGAGATTAAATCACCAAGACCTcaaattgatttcaatgagTGGGATGGCTTATTAAGAATTGTGTTTGTAAGAAAAAACCGTATGATATCAGCCGGATTTAAATCTAATACAGTATTGGAGATTCTAGAAAAAAACTATAAGACATATTTAGCTATGAACAATGAAATGGTTGATGATGCCAATGGCTCTATGCTGGAAACAGTGAAGGAGAAGATAGCAACGGTTTTACAGGAAACTGGGCTAAGTGACAAGAGAGCGGGAAAATGTGATCAAAAtgatttcttgaaattacTATATGCATTTCATCAAGTCGGTATCCATTTCTCatag